DNA from Mustela erminea isolate mMusErm1 chromosome 18, mMusErm1.Pri, whole genome shotgun sequence:
CATCTCTACTCTTTAAATGGgtatatttggggtgcctggtggctcggttggttaagcagctgcctttggctcgggtcatgatcttggggtcctggaatagagccccgcatcgggctctctgctcagcgaggagcctgcttctgtctgtcactacctgcctctctgcctacttgtactctctatctccgagtcaaattaaaaaaaatttttttaatggctatatttatatttatattacatattaatttcTGTAGGAATTACAttgtaataaaattgtttttaagattttaaaaaaaaaaccttacaatcctcatgcactgttggtaggaacgcaaactggtgtagccactctggaaaatagtaagaATGTTccacaaaaaatgaaacagaactaccacatgatctgGCCACGCCATTTTCAGGGCATgcaggcaaaggaaatgaaaacagagtatCAAAGAGTATTTGCCCTCCCATATCCATTGTAGCACTAATTCACAGCaaccaagatgtggaaacagtTGAAATGTCCCGCAGTGGACACCTGGATAAGGGTGTGTGCTGTGTACACAAAACAGCCGTGTCCAGCCACGAGAAGGAGGGGAATTCTACGCTTTGCAACAATAGGGAGGGACCTTGAGGGCACCGTGCCGAGCGGatgagccagagaaagacaaatactgcactGTAGGATTTATATGTGAAtcggaaaaaagaaataagtcaaattcatagaaagagagagtaggTTGGTAGGGCCGGGGAGTGAGGAGATCGGGAGAGGCGGGTGAAGGGATGCCAGCTTGCGGCTGCTGGTTGAATAAGGTCTGATGATGTTACGGTGACGACAGGTGACATATCGTATAACTGGAATTTACCTAGGGAGCAGAACTTACGTGTTCACACGCGCACAAGAGACGAACATGTGAGGTTATTAACTGGATGGGGGACCCCTTCCCAGGGTGTATGTTTACCAAGTCACAATGATGGACACCTCaaatgtcttacagttttataTGTCATGACACCTCGATGCACCGGGTTAAAAAGGCAAACCCTTGAAGAACTCTAGAGAGTCTTTTGAACGCCAAGGAGAAGAACATTGTGGTGGCAGCAGCCCAACCTCCACAGGCTTGGTCCTCTCCCCACCGCCTGGTAAGGGTCTCAGGGaaggcccctccctctccctgcgtCTGGACCGGGAGGTCTGCAGGAGGCACCCCCGCGGCGCTAGCTGGCCCTGCCCAGGCTGGTCTCGCACACCCAGCGGAAGACCCTCTGGCAGGTGTTGTCGTTCCACTTGCCGTCGTCGACTTCCAAGTGCGCGCAGTCCTCGCCCCCGCCCAGCCCGTGCCCATCCCAGTTGTCCGGCTGGTCTGGCTTCCAGTTCCTGCGGGGAGAGGACCGCAACCTGCTGGGATGGTCCGAGGGCAccccggggaggtgggggggaaccCGGGAATGAGGGGCTGAGAGCCAGACCCTGCAGGAGCAAGCGCTCCAGGCGGGAGAAGGGCACGGGCAGCCAGGGCGTGCTTACTTGAAGTTGGTCTCGTAGTCCGTCCCGTCCACCCATTTCCAGGCTCCGTCAGCGTCAGTGAGGCCCATCCACGTTTGTGAGCTGATGTGCTCCTGCACAAAAGTCTGGGGCGACAGAAGGCCAAGGGTGAGgtctccccagcccagccagctCCTTGTGCTTGACATGTCCCCTCCATATGCTGAGGCTGGGGCTGTTTCCTCCAATAACCTGCGGTGAATCCTCCGAGGGTGGCTCagccaactgtgtgtgtgtgggggggggggggacgcggATGTCAAGCCCCCCAGGTGATTCCGCCCTGCATCGAGGTTGAGAACCGCTTCCTTAAATGGGACACGTCCTGGGACCCTCGGCCCTGCGGCGCTCACCTGCTCGGCTCTGGAGTTGACGACCACCAGGTGTGCGCTCTCCTGCCGGCAGTACAGGTTCGCATCTGCCCACGTCTTCTCGGAGGAGCCGGAGAACCAGTAGCAGCTGCCCTCGTGCTCCAGCCAGTTAGGGGGGCAGCAGGTATTTTGAGAGCctgcagggccaggggaagggaggatCTGAGACACGGCGCCCGCGccgggggggaggagcaggagatggGGCCCAGCCGACGCGCACCCCCTCACACCCCTCACCGTTGCTCTTGAGAGCTACGATCTGGCAAGTCAGGGATCTCAGGTCTCTGGCCAGCCGCTGCACCAGAAGGAGTGTATCGGAATGACCTGGGACACACACAGGTGCACGGTGGGGGCGGTGCCTGGGGCTCAGCTAGTCCCTGGTAGCCTGATGGCCCTGCCCCGTCCGCCCCAgaaccccctccacccccccaccccccaccccgtgccctcCCAGCACAACACACCCCGCCCTGGTGGAGGGgagctgcccccccaccccgtagAGGGGAGCGGTGTTGGGGTTGCTGACCTGCTTTGAGCTCCTGCTGATCTTTCTCGAGCTTGCTCTCCAGGGAAAACACCTTGTCATTCAAGCTACGGGCTGGAGGGGCAGGCACTCAGGACCCtgcagctgcccccaccccagtctccaCCCCCTGAGCCCCGGGGCTCCTTCCCCAGGGACCTGAAGGAGCTCACCTGCCTGCACCTCCTGTTTCTGATTTTCCACCTCGGCTTTCAGAGATGTTATCACTTCTTGCATTTTGCCTCCTGCAGGACAGGGGGACTTGGTGGGCCTCCGGATTCAGCGCCGCCTCCCCTACAGCCCCCCTGTCCCAAGCCGCTTCTGTGCGGGGCTCACCCTGGGATCTCAGCGCCTGGACCTCGGCCTCAGTGTTTGCAGTGAAGTTGCTGAAAGTTGCTCTCAGGGTCGCCAGGTCCCTCCGAAACCTGGAAtctgagcagggaggggacaagCAGGGCTGAGATTTATGGCCCCTCTGAGAGCTGGCGCTGAGCCCCCCATGTGACATGGCTTGACTCCCTGCGTCCTCACATGACCCAACTGGAGGGGACAGGTGGTATCCTTATCCAGAATCCCAGAGCAGGAAACAAAGTTCAGAGAGGCCAGGTCATTTGGCTAGGTTATCCAGCCCATAAGTGCAGAGCCAGCAGCCACCCGACAGGCCACTGTCCCTCACGGCCACCCACCCGCCCCAGCGCCCCGTGcgttctctcttccctccccaccctgcgaCCCTCACTCTGGGATCCCAGCACACAGATGCCGATGAGCaggaggaggctgaggcccagggagcaCAGCAGAGGCCGAGGGCCAGGGCACAGGTGCTTCAGGAAGGGCCGAGGCAGAGGCAGCCCTGTGAGAGGAGAGGGCATCAGGGCAGGAGactggggggaggagagagcccCAGGGACCTGTCAGAGAGGTGGGGTGGTACAGGCAAAGCTGGTGGGAGGCTGCCCCAGGGTGCTGTGGGGCAGAGGACACCCAGGCCTCTGGCCCTTCCTGGACCAGCACAAGTCCTCAGTCACACGGGCCCCTCACGCCCGCAGGGACACTCGTACACAAGGACCCACAGATGGGGGATGATGGTGACACTCAAGGTCCCATcacagttgggggaggggacagaaggacCCAGACCGAGCTGGGGCAGCCAGGCCTTCAAAGGCTTAACTCACCTGCACGGTCAGGGTCACAGGTGAGGTTTCCTTCCAAACCTGGATGCTCTTCCCCAGAGTATAAGAACCCAGGCCCCCTGtggctctccctgtccctgtccctgtctttCTCAGGACCTTGAATCCTCTTCACCCTGGGGCTCCCTAGGCTGGGGCCGGGCCCCCTCCAATAGGAGACCCTCCAACTGCGCACAGTAGCGGCACAGATGAGACATCACAGCAGGAATCCTCTGCACGATGGGGGGCAGTTTAAGGCGGGAACATTTTCCCCTTCCGCTTACCATCTCCAGGCCCCTGGCTCAGCTTCTCACATTCCGAGTGCTGAAATTTTTCATACTGCGTCGACATGCTGGGATTGAGACTGCGGCCCGCGGAGCCGAAaggcagggccaggggccaggcagaggcagaggccggACCTGCGGGGGAGGCTGGGATTCGGAGTTGAGGTTCGGACGGAGCCAAAGAGGAGCCCAGGGTGGAGAGAGGCTTGGAGGTGGTTCTGGGTGTACAGGTGAGGTTGGGAGTGGGGTCAGAGCCAGGCGCGGGGCAGGGGGTGCGGGTCGAGCAGGGGATTGAAGGTGCAGGTAAAA
Protein-coding regions in this window:
- the LOC116577677 gene encoding asialoglycoprotein receptor 1-like — encoded protein: MSTQYEKFQHSECEKLSQGPGDGLPLPRPFLKHLCPGPRPLLCSLGLSLLLLIGICVLGSQNSRFRRDLATLRATFSNFTANTEAEVQALRSQGGKMQEVITSLKAEVENQKQEVQAARSLNDKVFSLESKLEKDQQELKAGHSDTLLLVQRLARDLRSLTCQIVALKSNGSQNTCCPPNWLEHEGSCYWFSGSSEKTWADANLYCRQESAHLVVVNSRAEQTFVQEHISSQTWMGLTDADGAWKWVDGTDYETNFKNWKPDQPDNWDGHGLGGGEDCAHLEVDDGKWNDNTCQRVFRWVCETSLGRAS